A genome region from Streptomyces sp. NBC_01296 includes the following:
- the rocD gene encoding ornithine--oxo-acid transaminase: protein MSTTADAMRSAEAHSAHNYHPLPVVVASAEGAWMTDVEGRRYLDMLAGYSALNFGHGNRRLLDAAKAQLERVTLTSRAFHHDRFADFCTELAALCGKEMVLPMNTGAEAVETAVKTARKWGYEVKGVPDGQAKIVVASGNFHGRTTTIVSFSTDHEARDHYGPYTPGFEIVPYGDLTALAAAVTANTVAVLLEPIQGEAGVLVPPAGYLRGVRELTRERNVLFMADEIQSGLGRTGKTFACEHEEVVPDVYVLGKALGGGVVPVSAVVADRDVLGVFRPGEHGSTFGGNPLACAVALEVIAMLRTGEYQQRATELGDHLHRELNLLVGGGAVTAVRGRGLWAGVDIAPGHGTGREISERLMELGVLVKDTHGSTIRIAPPLVISKEDLDWGLDQLRSVLAAG from the coding sequence GTGTCGACAACTGCTGATGCCATGCGTTCCGCCGAGGCCCACAGCGCGCACAACTACCACCCGCTGCCCGTCGTCGTGGCGTCCGCGGAAGGCGCGTGGATGACCGACGTGGAGGGCCGCCGCTACCTGGACATGCTCGCGGGCTACTCGGCGCTCAACTTCGGCCACGGCAACCGGCGTCTGCTCGACGCCGCCAAGGCGCAGCTGGAGCGGGTCACCCTCACCTCGCGGGCCTTCCACCACGACCGGTTCGCCGACTTCTGCACCGAGCTCGCCGCGCTGTGCGGCAAGGAGATGGTGCTGCCGATGAACACGGGTGCGGAGGCCGTGGAGACGGCGGTGAAGACCGCGCGCAAGTGGGGTTACGAGGTCAAGGGCGTCCCGGACGGACAGGCCAAGATCGTGGTCGCGTCCGGCAACTTCCACGGCCGGACGACGACGATCGTGAGCTTCTCGACGGACCACGAGGCCCGCGACCACTACGGGCCGTACACACCGGGCTTCGAGATCGTCCCGTACGGGGACCTCACCGCGCTGGCCGCGGCCGTCACGGCGAACACCGTGGCCGTGCTGCTGGAGCCGATCCAGGGCGAGGCGGGGGTGCTGGTGCCGCCCGCCGGGTACCTGCGGGGCGTACGGGAGCTCACGCGCGAGCGGAACGTCCTGTTCATGGCGGACGAGATCCAGTCGGGGCTGGGCCGGACCGGGAAGACGTTCGCGTGCGAGCACGAGGAGGTCGTGCCGGACGTCTACGTCCTCGGCAAGGCGCTGGGCGGCGGCGTGGTCCCGGTCTCGGCCGTCGTCGCCGACCGGGACGTGCTCGGGGTGTTCCGGCCCGGCGAGCACGGCTCCACCTTCGGCGGCAACCCGCTGGCCTGCGCGGTCGCCCTGGAGGTGATCGCGATGCTGCGCACCGGCGAGTACCAGCAGCGTGCCACCGAGCTCGGCGACCACCTGCACCGGGAGCTGAACCTGCTGGTCGGCGGGGGTGCGGTGACCGCCGTACGCGGGCGCGGGCTGTGGGCGGGCGTCGACATCGCCCCGGGGCACGGCACGGGCCGGGAGATCTCCGAGAGGCTGATGGAGCTGGGCGTGCTGGTCAAGGACACGCACGGATCGACGATCCGGATCGCGCCGCCGCTGGTGATCAGCAAGGAGGACCTGGACTGGGGCCTGGACCAGCTGCGGTCGGTGCTCGCGGCCGGCTGA
- the glyA gene encoding serine hydroxymethyltransferase has translation MSASRHPALLATDPELASYVTAEESLQAQTLRLIPSENYVSAAVLEASGTVLQNKYSEGYPGRRYYEGQQNIDRVEALAVERAKGLFGVDHANVQPYSGSPANLAVYLAFAKPGDTVMGMALPMGGHLTHGWGVSATGSWFRGVQYGVSAETGLIDYDAVRELALTERPKIIFCGGTALPRTIDFAAFASIAQEAGSILVADVAHIAGLIAGGAHPSPVGHVDVVSTTTHKTLRGPRGAMLMCREEHAKAIDKAVFPGLQGGPHNQTTAGIAVALHEAAQPSFVTYAHAVVANAKALAQALLAKGFDLVSGGTDNHLILMDLTSRGVPGKVAAKALDRAGIVVNYNTVPFDPRKPFDPSGIRIGTPSLTSRGLGVEHMPAVADWISRAVDAAAKSDEPALSAIRAEVADLLSAFPAPGLPVA, from the coding sequence ATGAGCGCGAGCCGCCACCCCGCCCTTCTCGCCACCGATCCCGAGCTGGCGTCCTACGTCACCGCCGAGGAATCCCTGCAGGCGCAGACCCTGCGCCTGATACCCAGTGAGAACTACGTGTCCGCCGCCGTGCTCGAGGCCTCCGGCACGGTGCTGCAGAACAAGTACAGCGAGGGCTACCCCGGCCGCCGCTACTACGAGGGCCAGCAGAACATCGACCGCGTCGAGGCGCTGGCCGTCGAGCGGGCGAAGGGCCTGTTCGGGGTGGACCACGCGAACGTGCAGCCGTACTCCGGCTCGCCGGCGAACCTCGCGGTGTACCTGGCCTTCGCGAAGCCCGGCGACACGGTGATGGGCATGGCCCTGCCGATGGGCGGGCACCTGACGCACGGCTGGGGCGTCTCGGCGACGGGGTCCTGGTTCCGGGGCGTGCAGTACGGGGTGTCCGCCGAGACGGGCCTGATCGACTACGACGCGGTGCGCGAGCTGGCGCTGACCGAGCGCCCGAAGATCATCTTCTGCGGCGGTACGGCGCTGCCGCGCACGATCGACTTCGCGGCGTTCGCCTCGATCGCCCAGGAGGCGGGCTCGATCCTGGTCGCGGACGTGGCGCACATCGCGGGCCTGATCGCGGGCGGGGCGCACCCGTCGCCCGTCGGGCACGTGGACGTGGTCTCCACGACCACGCACAAGACGCTGCGCGGCCCGCGGGGCGCGATGCTGATGTGCCGGGAGGAGCACGCGAAGGCCATCGACAAGGCAGTGTTCCCGGGCCTCCAGGGCGGTCCGCACAACCAGACGACGGCGGGCATCGCGGTGGCGCTGCACGAGGCGGCGCAGCCGTCGTTCGTGACGTACGCGCATGCGGTGGTGGCCAACGCCAAGGCCCTGGCGCAGGCCCTCCTCGCCAAGGGCTTCGACCTGGTGTCGGGCGGTACGGACAACCACCTGATCCTGATGGACCTGACCTCGCGGGGCGTCCCGGGCAAGGTGGCGGCCAAGGCGCTGGACCGGGCGGGGATCGTGGTGAACTACAACACGGTCCCGTTCGACCCGCGCAAGCCGTTCGACCCGTCGGGCATCCGCATCGGCACGCCGTCGCTGACGTCGCGGGGCCTGGGCGTGGAGCACATGCCGGCGGTGGCGGACTGGATCTCCCGAGCCGTGGACGCCGCCGCGAAGTCGGACGAGCCGGCCCTGTCCGCGATCCGCGCGGAGGTGGCGGATCTCCTGTCGGCCTTCCCGGCCCCGGGCCTGCCGGTCGCCTGA
- a CDS encoding 2'-5' RNA ligase family protein has product MGTVTLGVSIAVPEPYGSQLQELRTGFGDAAAHGIPTHVTLLPPTEVEADRLPEIRAHLTEVAAAFGPFAMRLAGTGTFRPLSPVVFVQVVEGGTGCTRLQGLVRDPDGPLDRELAFPYHPHVTVAHGISEEAMDLAFTTLAEYAAQWTCTGFALYEQGSDGVWRKLREYPFGSGPITGVPAQLGSPVDEAAGAAGAAETAARRS; this is encoded by the coding sequence GTGGGGACCGTAACGCTCGGCGTTTCGATCGCGGTCCCGGAGCCGTACGGCAGCCAGCTCCAGGAGCTGCGCACCGGCTTCGGGGACGCTGCCGCGCACGGCATCCCCACGCATGTCACCCTCCTCCCGCCCACCGAGGTGGAGGCGGATCGGCTGCCGGAGATCAGGGCCCACCTGACCGAGGTCGCGGCCGCCTTCGGCCCCTTCGCGATGCGGCTCGCCGGCACCGGCACGTTCCGCCCGCTCTCACCGGTCGTCTTCGTCCAGGTCGTCGAGGGCGGTACGGGCTGCACCCGGCTCCAGGGCCTGGTCCGCGACCCGGACGGGCCGCTCGACCGGGAGCTGGCGTTCCCGTACCACCCGCACGTCACGGTCGCCCACGGGATCTCCGAGGAGGCGATGGACCTGGCGTTCACGACCCTCGCCGAGTACGCGGCGCAGTGGACGTGCACGGGCTTCGCGCTCTACGAGCAGGGCTCGGACGGGGTCTGGCGCAAGCTGCGCGAGTACCCCTTCGGCAGCGGTCCGATCACCGGCGTCCCGGCGCAGCTCGGGTCACCGGTCGACGAGGCCGCGGGGGCCGCCGGTGCGGCCGAGACCGCCGCACGGCGCTCCTGA
- a CDS encoding D-alanyl-D-alanine carboxypeptidase family protein, with amino-acid sequence MSAKKTALTVLSAGLLVPAVLVVPAHAAPTPPTDGKGQPPKAAAGPPASMSTVGGALLGKPGVQVNPLAGAPALPTNLTGRSWIVADAETGEVLAANNAHWRLPPASTLKMLFADTVLPTLPKDKVHKVTDQDMEGVGAGSSLVGVKEDHEYSVHDLWLGVFLRSGNDAVHVLAAMNGGIEKTVKDMQAHAEELQALDTHVVSPDGYDAPEQVSSAYDLTLIARSGLQKQDFREYCGTAEAKFPGRQEPGKPREYFEIQNTNRLMTGSGGLSPYKGIAGVKNGNTTMAGSTFTGAAQQGNKKLLVTVMNPSAGGLNSVYEETAGLFDWGFAAIGKVKPVGELVPPKSADTSSLGSPAQSHENSSSAAGEGAGGGVGTALGVAGGALAAIAGGAYAVNRRWPRRPRGRRSGGGGDQAA; translated from the coding sequence GTGTCTGCCAAGAAGACCGCGCTGACGGTCCTTTCCGCCGGGCTGCTCGTCCCCGCCGTGCTCGTGGTGCCCGCGCACGCCGCGCCCACCCCGCCGACGGACGGGAAGGGGCAGCCCCCCAAGGCCGCGGCCGGGCCGCCGGCGTCGATGTCCACTGTCGGCGGAGCCCTGCTCGGCAAGCCGGGGGTCCAGGTGAACCCGCTGGCCGGCGCCCCCGCCCTGCCGACGAACCTGACGGGGCGTTCGTGGATCGTGGCCGACGCCGAGACCGGCGAGGTCCTGGCCGCCAACAACGCGCACTGGCGGCTGCCCCCGGCCTCCACCCTGAAGATGCTCTTCGCGGACACGGTGCTGCCCACCCTCCCGAAGGACAAGGTCCACAAGGTCACCGACCAGGACATGGAGGGCGTCGGAGCCGGCTCCAGCCTGGTCGGGGTCAAGGAGGACCACGAGTACTCCGTGCACGACCTGTGGCTCGGGGTGTTCCTGCGGTCCGGGAACGACGCCGTGCACGTGCTCGCCGCCATGAACGGCGGCATCGAGAAGACCGTCAAGGACATGCAGGCGCACGCCGAGGAGCTGCAGGCCCTCGACACCCACGTCGTGTCCCCCGACGGGTACGACGCCCCGGAGCAGGTGTCGAGCGCGTACGACCTCACCCTCATCGCCCGCTCCGGCCTGCAGAAACAGGACTTCCGCGAGTACTGCGGGACGGCGGAGGCGAAGTTCCCCGGCCGGCAGGAGCCCGGGAAGCCGCGCGAGTACTTCGAGATCCAGAACACCAACCGGCTGATGACGGGCTCGGGCGGCCTCTCCCCGTACAAGGGCATCGCCGGGGTGAAGAACGGCAACACCACCATGGCCGGCTCCACCTTCACCGGCGCGGCGCAGCAGGGCAACAAGAAGCTGCTGGTCACGGTGATGAACCCGAGCGCGGGCGGCCTGAACTCCGTCTACGAGGAGACCGCCGGCCTCTTCGACTGGGGCTTCGCGGCGATCGGGAAGGTCAAGCCGGTGGGCGAGCTGGTCCCGCCGAAGAGCGCGGACACCTCCTCGCTCGGCTCCCCCGCCCAGTCGCACGAGAACAGCTCCTCGGCGGCCGGCGAGGGCGCGGGCGGCGGTGTCGGCACCGCGCTAGGCGTCGCGGGCGGGGCGCTGGCCGCGATCGCGGGCGGGGCGTACGCCGTCAACCGCCGCTGGCCGCGCCGCCCGCGCGGCCGCCGCAGCGGCGGCGGCGGCGACCAGGCCGCATAG
- a CDS encoding SCO4848 family membrane protein, translating into MKLSRAVSWFLLAFGVWSWFIWATFVRNLWKDASGLAFDAAGEPTAYFWVHLLLAIASFLLGTAVGVIGLRGVLALRRGSRRGPDAGPDA; encoded by the coding sequence ATGAAACTCAGCCGTGCCGTCTCCTGGTTCCTGCTCGCCTTCGGAGTGTGGAGCTGGTTCATCTGGGCAACTTTCGTCCGGAACCTGTGGAAGGACGCCAGCGGTCTGGCATTCGACGCGGCGGGCGAGCCGACGGCCTACTTCTGGGTACACCTTCTCCTGGCCATCGCCTCCTTTCTCCTGGGGACGGCCGTTGGTGTGATCGGGTTGCGCGGCGTCCTCGCGCTGCGGCGCGGATCACGCCGGGGTCCTGACGCGGGTCCGGACGCGTGA
- a CDS encoding metallophosphoesterase translates to MFAVIAVLVLALLVLVHRWLWIRLVRDTTRPHGTARRIGTTLAFTLPLLSLAALTTGRAGAPFWLQQSVAWPGYMWLAVLLYLTLAMLVAEPARALLLRRAPSGSVEPTHPRRRLRRGVRGGAPGNGERAGGGQAPQGPATALDDPLPPQPQQIQSPAAQDPAGATRRQFVARAVGGAAALAATGTVATGTYGVLRGPRVKRVQVPLAKLPRAAHGFRIAVVSDIHLGPVLGRAHTTRIVETINRTQPDLIAVVGDLVDGSVHDLGSAAEPLRRLRARHGSYFVTGNHEYFSGARQWIDHVRELGLTPLENARRALPYFDLAGVNDVQGETEGHGPDFTAALGDRDRARAAVLMAHQPVVIHDAVRHGVDLQLSGHTHGGQLWPGNYLAELANPTVAGLERYGDTQLYVSRGAGAWGPPVRVGAPSDITVVELASYQA, encoded by the coding sequence ATGTTCGCGGTGATCGCGGTGCTGGTCCTGGCCCTGCTGGTCCTGGTCCACCGCTGGCTGTGGATCCGCCTGGTCCGCGATACGACGCGCCCGCACGGCACGGCCCGCCGGATCGGCACCACCCTCGCGTTCACCCTGCCGCTCCTCTCGCTGGCCGCCCTCACCACGGGCCGCGCCGGCGCCCCCTTCTGGCTCCAACAGTCCGTGGCCTGGCCGGGTTACATGTGGCTCGCGGTCCTCCTGTACCTGACGCTGGCGATGCTGGTGGCCGAACCCGCCCGAGCCCTCCTCCTGCGCCGAGCCCCGTCCGGCTCCGTCGAGCCCACCCACCCCCGCCGGCGTTTGAGGCGCGGGGTCCGGGGCGGAGCCCCGGGGAACGGCGAAAGGGCGGGTGGGGGACAAGCCCCGCAGGGCCCTGCGACCGCCCTGGACGACCCGCTCCCGCCCCAGCCCCAGCAGATCCAGAGCCCGGCGGCCCAGGACCCGGCCGGGGCGACCCGACGCCAGTTCGTCGCCCGAGCGGTCGGCGGCGCCGCCGCCCTCGCGGCAACCGGCACCGTGGCCACCGGAACCTACGGAGTACTCCGCGGCCCCCGCGTCAAGCGCGTCCAGGTCCCCCTCGCCAAACTCCCCCGCGCCGCGCACGGCTTCCGGATCGCCGTCGTCAGCGACATCCACCTCGGCCCGGTCCTCGGCCGCGCCCACACCACCCGCATCGTCGAGACGATCAACCGCACGCAGCCCGACCTCATCGCCGTCGTCGGCGACCTCGTGGACGGCAGCGTCCATGACCTCGGCAGCGCCGCGGAGCCGCTGCGCCGGCTCCGCGCGCGCCACGGCTCGTACTTCGTCACCGGCAACCACGAGTACTTCTCGGGCGCCCGGCAGTGGATCGACCACGTCCGCGAGCTCGGCCTCACGCCCCTGGAGAACGCCCGCCGGGCGCTCCCGTACTTCGACCTCGCCGGGGTCAACGACGTACAGGGCGAGACCGAGGGCCACGGCCCGGACTTCACCGCCGCCCTCGGCGACCGCGACCGGGCCCGCGCCGCCGTGCTCATGGCCCACCAGCCCGTTGTCATCCACGACGCCGTCCGCCACGGCGTCGACCTCCAGCTCTCGGGCCACACCCACGGCGGCCAGCTCTGGCCGGGCAACTACCTCGCCGAGCTCGCCAACCCCACCGTCGCCGGCCTCGAGCGCTACGGCGACACCCAGCTCTACGTCTCCCGCGGCGCGGGCGCCTGGGGACCCCCGGTCCGGGTCGGCGCACCGTCCGACATCACGGTCGTCGAACTCGCCTCATACCAGGCCTGA
- the trpS gene encoding tryptophan--tRNA ligase: protein MASDRPRALSGIQPTSGSFHLGNYLGAIRQYVALQETHDAFYMVVDLHAITMPQDPKDLRANTRLSAAQLLAAGLDPERCTLFIQSHVPEHAQLGWVMNCITGFGEASRMTQFKDKSAKGGVNNATVGLFTYPILQVADILLYQANAVPVGEDQRQHIELTRDLAERFNQRYGRTFTLPAAHIVKEVAKIYDLQDPTIKMSKSASSPKGLINLLDEPKVTEKKIKSAVTDTEAEVRFDAENKPGVSNLLTIYSTLTGESIPALEAKYEGKGYGALKTDLAGVMVDFVTPFKQRTQEYLDDPETLDSILAKGAEKARAVAAETLAQAYDRLGLVPAKH from the coding sequence ATGGCTTCTGATCGTCCTCGCGCGCTCTCCGGTATCCAGCCCACCTCCGGTTCGTTCCACCTCGGGAACTACCTCGGAGCCATCCGCCAGTACGTCGCCCTGCAGGAGACGCACGACGCCTTCTACATGGTGGTCGACCTGCACGCGATCACCATGCCGCAGGATCCGAAGGATCTCCGCGCGAACACCCGGCTCTCCGCCGCGCAGCTCCTCGCCGCCGGTCTCGACCCCGAGCGCTGCACGCTCTTCATCCAGAGCCACGTTCCCGAGCACGCTCAGCTCGGCTGGGTCATGAACTGCATCACCGGCTTCGGCGAGGCCAGCCGGATGACCCAGTTCAAGGACAAGTCCGCCAAGGGCGGGGTCAACAACGCCACCGTCGGCCTGTTCACGTACCCGATCCTCCAGGTCGCCGACATCCTGCTCTACCAGGCGAACGCCGTCCCCGTCGGCGAGGACCAGCGCCAGCACATCGAGCTGACCCGCGACCTGGCCGAGCGCTTCAACCAGCGCTACGGCCGGACCTTCACCCTCCCCGCCGCGCACATCGTCAAGGAGGTCGCGAAGATCTACGACCTCCAGGACCCGACGATCAAGATGTCGAAGTCCGCGTCGTCCCCCAAGGGCCTGATCAACCTCCTCGACGAGCCCAAGGTCACCGAGAAGAAGATCAAGAGCGCGGTCACCGACACCGAGGCCGAGGTCCGCTTCGACGCCGAGAACAAGCCCGGCGTCAGCAACCTGCTCACGATCTACTCCACCCTCACGGGGGAGTCGATCCCCGCCCTCGAGGCCAAGTACGAGGGCAAGGGCTACGGCGCGCTGAAGACGGACCTGGCCGGTGTGATGGTCGATTTCGTCACACCGTTCAAGCAGCGCACCCAGGAATACCTGGACGACCCGGAGACGCTGGACTCCATCCTGGCCAAGGGCGCGGAGAAGGCCCGCGCGGTCGCCGCCGAGACCCTGGCGCAGGCCTACGACCGCCTCGGCCTGGTCCCCGCGAAGCACTGA
- a CDS encoding glutathionylspermidine synthase family protein has translation MRRHTIEPRPDWQKTVEEQGLIYPLTRYPDDSLRPYWDESAYYSFSLPEVEALENVVEELHAMCLAAAAHIVEHDRFADLGITDPRLAERIAESWRRRAEQPSLYGRFDLRYEGDGSPAKMLEYNADTPTSLVEAASPQWFWMEERFPGADQWNSLHERLVEAWRRQAELLPPGPVHFAHSETDELGEDLMTVAYLQETAEQAGLETEELSVEQIGWDSLSGRFVDKKLRFIRSCFKLYPWEWLTTDAFGPQVLGTYDHGGGSGTTTWIEPLWKMLLSNKALLAILWELFPEHPNLLPAYLDGPRELAQTTGYAAKPLLGREGAGVSLHPAGGEPFVPDEDETYVFQGLAPLPDFDGNRVVLGAWVVEEEAAGLGIRESAGPVTDEYARFLPHVIL, from the coding sequence GTGCGCCGTCACACCATCGAGCCGCGCCCCGACTGGCAGAAGACCGTCGAGGAACAGGGGCTGATCTACCCCCTCACCCGCTACCCCGACGACTCCCTGCGGCCCTACTGGGACGAGAGCGCGTACTACTCCTTCTCGCTCCCCGAGGTCGAGGCGCTGGAGAACGTCGTCGAGGAGCTGCACGCCATGTGCCTGGCCGCGGCCGCGCACATCGTCGAGCACGACCGCTTCGCGGACCTCGGCATCACCGACCCGCGCCTCGCGGAGCGCATCGCCGAGTCCTGGCGCCGGCGCGCCGAACAGCCCTCCCTGTACGGCCGGTTCGACCTGCGCTACGAGGGCGACGGCAGCCCGGCCAAGATGCTGGAGTACAACGCCGACACCCCCACCTCCCTCGTGGAGGCGGCCAGTCCGCAGTGGTTCTGGATGGAGGAGCGCTTCCCCGGCGCCGATCAGTGGAACTCGCTCCACGAGCGGCTCGTCGAGGCCTGGCGCCGGCAGGCGGAACTGCTGCCGCCCGGCCCGGTGCACTTCGCGCACTCCGAGACCGACGAGCTGGGCGAGGACCTGATGACGGTCGCCTACCTCCAGGAGACCGCCGAGCAGGCGGGCCTGGAGACCGAGGAGCTGTCCGTCGAGCAGATCGGCTGGGACAGCCTGTCGGGCCGGTTCGTGGACAAGAAGCTCCGCTTCATCCGCAGCTGCTTCAAGCTCTACCCGTGGGAATGGCTGACCACCGACGCGTTCGGCCCGCAGGTCCTCGGTACGTACGACCACGGCGGCGGCTCCGGGACCACCACCTGGATCGAGCCGCTGTGGAAGATGCTGCTGTCCAACAAGGCGCTGCTGGCCATCCTGTGGGAGCTCTTCCCCGAGCACCCGAACCTGCTGCCCGCCTACCTCGACGGCCCGCGCGAGCTCGCGCAGACCACCGGGTACGCGGCGAAGCCCCTGCTGGGCCGCGAGGGCGCCGGGGTCAGCCTGCACCCGGCCGGCGGCGAGCCGTTCGTACCGGACGAGGACGAGACGTACGTCTTCCAGGGCCTGGCCCCGCTGCCCGACTTCGACGGCAACCGCGTAGTGCTCGGCGCGTGGGTCGTCGAGGAGGAGGCGGCGGGCCTCGGCATCCGCGAGTCGGCGGGCCCGGTCACGGACGAGTACGCCCGCTTCCTGCCGCACGTCATCCTGTAG
- a CDS encoding YihY/virulence factor BrkB family protein — protein MDWLTKLPVIGPLVVRLMRTHAWRAYERLDRVHWSRLASAITFISFLALFPLITVAAAIGAALLSQEQLDRLQKNLAEQVPGISGQLDIDGLVANAGTIGLVAAALLLVTGIGWVGSMRDCLRAVWDKDDEDLGNPVLRKGKDVLVLVGLGGVGLCSAAASILGSSAVGKFGSWLGVPQHGAGGALLRAGAFLVGVVAAFLLLLYVLTLLPGVEPPRRHLIQAALLGAAGFELLKLLLSGYMRGVAAKSMYGAFGVPVALLIWINLMAKLLLYCSAWTATRAAANGDGAQGPEQPAHQEREA, from the coding sequence ATGGACTGGCTGACGAAACTCCCAGTGATCGGGCCACTGGTGGTCCGGCTGATGCGGACGCACGCGTGGCGTGCCTACGAACGCCTCGACCGGGTCCATTGGAGCCGGCTCGCCTCCGCGATCACCTTCATCAGCTTCCTCGCACTCTTCCCGCTGATCACCGTGGCCGCCGCCATCGGCGCGGCGCTGCTCAGCCAGGAGCAGCTGGACCGGCTCCAGAAGAACCTCGCCGAGCAGGTCCCCGGCATCTCCGGGCAGCTCGACATCGACGGCCTCGTCGCCAACGCGGGCACGATCGGGCTCGTCGCCGCCGCCCTCCTGCTCGTCACCGGCATCGGGTGGGTCGGCTCGATGCGGGACTGCCTGCGCGCGGTGTGGGACAAGGACGACGAGGACCTGGGCAACCCCGTCCTCCGCAAGGGCAAGGACGTGCTCGTGCTCGTCGGCCTCGGCGGCGTGGGCCTGTGCTCGGCCGCGGCCTCGATCCTCGGCTCCAGCGCGGTCGGCAAGTTCGGCAGCTGGCTGGGCGTGCCGCAGCACGGTGCGGGCGGCGCGCTCCTGCGGGCCGGCGCCTTCCTCGTCGGGGTCGTGGCGGCCTTCCTGCTCCTGCTCTACGTGCTGACGCTGCTGCCGGGCGTCGAACCGCCGCGCCGCCACCTCATCCAGGCGGCCCTCCTCGGCGCGGCCGGCTTCGAGCTGCTGAAACTGCTGCTCAGCGGCTATATGCGCGGGGTCGCCGCTAAGAGCATGTACGGGGCCTTCGGCGTGCCGGTCGCCCTGCTGATCTGGATCAACCTGATGGCGAAGCTGCTCCTGTACTGCTCGGCCTGGACGGCCACCCGCGCCGCCGCGAACGGCGACGGCGCCCAGGGCCCCGAGCAGCCCGCGCACCAGGAGCGGGAGGCCTAG